From Camelina sativa cultivar DH55 chromosome 7, Cs, whole genome shotgun sequence, one genomic window encodes:
- the LOC104703898 gene encoding uncharacterized protein LOC104703898 yields the protein MATTTTNATTATQQQQTQTQTQSPSQQQQQPLPSAEELATKALQKRYEGLMMVRTKAVKGKGAWYWTHLEPILLHNTDTGFPKAVKLRCSLCDAVFSASNPSRTASEHLKRGTCPNFNSLPKPISTISPPPQTTTSSSHRKRSSSAVEALNHHHHHHHHHQGSYNVTPLSVVDPSKFCGQFPVTQQPHLMLSGGKDDLGPLAMLEDSVKKLKSPKNSQTQNLSKAQIESALDSLSDWVFESCGSVSLSGLEHPKLRAFLTQVGLPIISRRDFVTGRLDLKYEDSRAEADSRIHDAMFFQIASDGWKFENSGESLVNLIVNLPNGTSLYRRAVFVNGAVASNYAEEVLWETVRGICGNSPQRCVGIVSDRFMSKALRNLESQHQWLVNLSCQFQGFNSLIQDFVKELPLFKSVSQSCSRLVNFVNSTAQVRNAVCKYQLQEQGETRMLHLPLVSSLFEPLYNLLEDVLSSARAIQLVMHDDACKALLMEDHMAREVGEMVGDVGFWNEVEAVYSLLKLVKDMARRIEEERPLVGQCLPLWDELRAKIKDWYAKFNVVEERQVEKIVERRFKKSYHPAWAAAFILDPLYLIRDSSGKYLPPFKCLSPEQEKDVDKLITRLVSRDEAHIAMMELMKWRTEGLDPVYARAVQMKERDPVSGKMRIANPQSSRLVWETYLSEFRSLGRVAVRLIFLHATSCGFKCNSSVLRWVNSHGRSRTAVDRAQKLIFISANSKFERRDFSNEEERDAELLAMANGEDDVLNDVLIDTSSV from the coding sequence ATGGCGACGACTACAACAAACGCAACAACGGCGACACAACAAcagcaaacgcaaacgcaaacgcaatcGCCAtcacagcaacagcaacagccATTACCGTCGGCGGAAGAGTTAGCAACAAAGGCGTTACAAAAGCGTTACGAAGGGTTAATGATGGTAAGAACAAAAGCAGTAAAAGGCAAAGGCGCGTGGTATTGGACTCATCTTGAACCAATCTTACTTCACAACACCGACACTGGTTTCCCTAAAGCCGTTAAGCTCCGTTGCTCTCTCTGCGACGCCGTTTTCTCAGCTTCAAACCCTTCACGTACCGCTTCTGAGCATCTCAAACGTGGCACTTGTCCCAATTTCAACTCTTTGCCTAAACCCATCTCCACAATCTCTCCTCCGCCGCAGACCACCACGTCTTCTTCTCACCGGAAACGTAGCTCCTCTGCCGTTGAAGCTCTgaatcaccatcatcaccatcaccaccatcatcaagGGTCTTATAATGTGACGCCTCTGAGTGTCGTTGATCCTTCGAAATTCTGCGGGCAGTTTCCGGTAACGCAGCAGCCGCATTTGATGCTCTCCGGTGGAAAAGACGATTTGGGTCCTTTAGCTATGCTTGAAGATAGTGTGAAGAAGCTCAAGAGTCCTAAAAATTCGCAGACGCAGAATCTAAGTAAAGCTCAGATAGAGTCTGCGTTAGATTCTCTCTCTGATTGGGTTTTTGAATCTTGTGGCTCTGTTTCTTTATCTGGTCTTGAGCATCCCAAGCTGAGAGCTTTTCTGACGCAAGTTGGGTTACCGATCATCTCAAGGAGAGATTTTGTTACGGGAAGGTTGGATTTGAAGTACGAGGACTCGAGAGCAGAGGCTGATTCGAGAATCCACGACGCAATGTTCTTTCAGATCGCTTCTGATGGGTGGAAATTCGAAAACTCCGGCGAGAGTTTGGTGAATTTGATCGTGAATTTGCCTAACGGGACGAGTTTGTACAGAAGAGCTGTGTTTGTGAACGGAGCTGTGGCGTCTAACTACGCAGAGGAGGTTTTGTGGGAGACGGTGAGGGGTATTTGTGGTAATTCACCTCAGAGGTGTGTTGGGATTGTTTCGGATAGGTTTATGAGTAAAGCATTGAGGAATCTTGAGAGCCAGCATCAATGGTTGGTGAATCTCTCTTGTCAGTTTCAAGGTTTCAACAGTCTGATTCAAGATTTCGTGAAAGAGCTTCCTTTGTTCAAATCCGTCTCGCAAAGCTGCTCGAGGCTTGTCAATTTCGTCAACAGCACGGCGCAGGTTCGAAACGCGGTTTGTAAGTATCAGTTGCAAGAGCAAGGAGAGACTAGGATGCTGCATTTGCCTTTGGTCAGTTCCTTGTTTGAGCCATTGTATAATCTCCTTGAGGATGTGCTTAGTTCCGCTAGAGCGATTCAGCTGGTGATGCATGACGATGCTTGTAAAGCTCTTCTCATGGAGGATCATATGGCTAGGGAGGTTGGTGAAATGGTTGGGGATGTTGGGTTTTGGAACGAGGTAGAGGCGGTTTATTCGCTTTTGAAGCTCGTTAAAGATATGGCTCGGAGGATAGAGGAAGAGAGGCCTTTGGTAGGGCAATGTTTACCCCTTTGGGACGAGCTGAGAGCGAAGATTAAAGATTGGTATGCAAAGTTTAATGTAGTTGAAGAGAGGCAAGTGGAGAAGATCGTTGAGAGAAGGTTCAAGAAGAGTTATCACCCGGCTTGGGCTGCAGCGTTCATACTTGATCCGCTTTACTTGATAAGAGACAGCAGCGGGAAGTATCTTCCTCCATTCAAATGCTTGTCGCCAGAACAAGAGAAAGATGTTGATAAGTTAATAACAAGGCTTGTGTCTAGAGACGAAGCACATATCGCTATGATGGAACTGATGAAATGGAGAACCGAAGGGCTTGATCCGGTTTATGCTAGGGCGGTCCAAATGAAAGAGAGGGATCCTGTTTCGGGTAAAATGAGGATAGCTAATCCACAAAGCAGTAGACTTGTTTGGGAAACTTATCTTAGTGAGTTCAGGTCATTGGGGAGAGTTGCGGTTAGGCTTATTTTTCTCCACGCTACTTCATGTGGGTTCAAATGCAACTCCTCTGTTTTGAGATGGGTTAATTCGCACGGGCGGTCACGCACGGCTGTGGATCGAGCTCAAAAGCTGATCTTTATATCAGCCAATTCTAAATTCGAAAGGAGAGATTTCTCTAacgaggaagagagagatgcaGAGCTGCTAGCTATGGCGAATGGTGAAGATGATGTGCTAAACGATGTTCTCATCGATACATCCTCGGTGTga
- the LOC104703899 gene encoding protein cornichon homolog 3-like, translating to MGEVLTWIISFVILITLVGLIVYQLISLADLEFDYINPYDSASRINFVVLPESILQGFLCVFYLFTGHWFMALLCVPYLYYNFHLYSRKQHLIDVTEIFNLLDWEKKKRLFKLAYIVLTLFLTIFWLIYSTLDVYEE from the exons atGGGAGAGGTCTTGACATGGATTATTTCATTCGTCATCCTTATCACTCTTGTCGGACTCATCGTCTATCAG CTTATTAGCTTAGCTGATCTCGAGTTTGATTACATCAACCCTTACGACTCTGCATCAAGAATAAACTTTGTGGTGTTACCAGAATCCATCCTTCAAGGATTTTTATGCGTGTTCTACCTCTTTACGGGTCATTGGTTCATGGCACTCCTCTGTGTTCCTTATCTCTACTACAACTTCCATCT ttACTCGAGAAAACAGCATTTGATAGACGTCACGGAGATCTTCAACTTGCTCGATTGGGAAAAGAAGAAACGACTCTTCAAGCTCGCTTACATAGTCCTCACTCTATTTCTCACCATCTTCTG gttaaTCTATTCAACACTTGATGTTTACGAGGAATGA